The following coding sequences are from one Danio rerio strain Tuebingen ecotype United States chromosome 21, GRCz12tu, whole genome shotgun sequence window:
- the tbca gene encoding tubulin-specific chaperone A, protein MADPRIRQIKIKTGVVKRLAKEEVLYIKEAKQQEEKIERLKAEAGDEYLIKKQMEVLQESRMMIPDCHRRLAMAHADLQQLLETEEELAEAEEYKEARTVLDSVKLEG, encoded by the exons ATGGCTGATCCAAGAATAcgacaaataaaaatcaagacgGGTGTGGTGAAACG tTTGGCCAAAGAGGAGGTGTTGTACATAAAAGAGGCAAAGCAGCAGGAAGAGAAGATTGAGCGTCTCAAGGCAGAGGCAGGAGACGAGTATTTAATCAAGAAACAG ATGGAGGTGCTGCAGGAGTCCAGAATGATGATTCCCGACTGTCATCGTCGTTTAGCAATGGCTCACGCTGACCTGCAGCAACTATTG GAGACAGAAGAAGAGCTGGCTGAAGCAGAAGAATACAAGGAGGCCAGGACTGTTTTAGATTCAGTCAAGCTGGaaggatga